A single region of the Anomaloglossus baeobatrachus isolate aAnoBae1 chromosome 2, aAnoBae1.hap1, whole genome shotgun sequence genome encodes:
- the LOC142290559 gene encoding uncharacterized protein LOC142290559, producing the protein MAPRVDTEKLITAVETHPPLWDTRVDGYHDRLTVERHWNQVAEEVYPNNAWSRCSPAKRAKYVDLVKRRWRSARDQYRREYNPIPSSSSQGRKRRYIYYEQISFLAPILEVTQTEDNLDESDDEPTAGPSATATSASEQEPAREDIEIPETQQDAANESHEGGTESAQTNTQGSSTQQTTTPATQSTQTNVLPRFAPQPLRARRIRRPEEMRSLPEIIDTRIIHIMNTLIPETDAERFCRSLSTSLTKIPSDRQERVRAAMLTLLSASQAEQEPVRVYEAIENWRTIMQQHTVPNTTDNQNTISTQTTMATVIVNNPLLQQSGQPSIASSTLFPTPIRQGYVATNTGALSTVQSATSQQPMNYMNLQPTQTTSYFTQPTNIGGLPNLFPGSTYPQSFMMPHYPISTMLPTPHLQTSVNYPQGQQHTHTQYPITHVDPQVYSTTGNVLGQTSMQQTVPHTTVASNRNVVQQTTASIPENTISEATQNNILSNTQVTSLEDLVDL; encoded by the exons atggcaccacgggtggacacggagaaacttataacagctgtcgagactcacccaccattatgggatacacgtgtagatggttaccatgaccgactgacagttgagcgccattggaatcaagtagctgaggaagtgtaccccaataatgcatggtctagatgttctcctgcaaagcgtgctaaatatg ttgacttggtaaaaaggcgttggcgttcagcccgtgatcagtaccgaagggagtacaaccctataccatcctcatccagccaaggccgcaaacgcagatatatttattatgaacaaataagcttcctagcacccatcttagaagttacaca aacggaggataatcttgacgaatcagatgatgaaccaacagcaggtccctctgctacagccacctcagcatcagaacaagaacctgccagagaagacattgaaattcctgagactcaacaagatgcagcaaatgaatcacatgagggtgggacagagagtgcacaaaccaacacccaaggctcatcaacgcaacaaacaaccacaccagctacacaatcaacacaaacaaatgtacttccacgttttgcaccacaacctctacgtgcaagaagaatccgcagacctgaggaaatgagatccttaccggaaataattgacacacgcattattcacataatgaacactttaattccagaaacagatgccgagcgtttttgtcggtctttatctactagcttaaccaaaattccttcagataggcaggaacgtgtaagagctgctatgcttaccctactgtcagctagtcaggcagaacaggaaccagtgagagtgtatgaggccatagaaaattggcgtaccattatgcaacaacatacagtcccaaacacaacagacaatcaaaatacaatttcaacacaaacaacaatggcaactgtaatagtcaataatccactattacaacaatctggacaaccttcaattgcttcaagtacgttattcccaacaccaattagacaagggtatgttgcaaccaatactggtgccttaagcactgtacaaagtgctacctcacagcaacccatgaactatatgaatttacaaccaactcaaactactagttactttactcaacccacaaatattggtggtttacctaatttgtttccaggttcaacatacccacaatcattcatgatgcctcattatccaatctcaactatgttacctacaccacacttacaaacatcagtcaactatcctcaaggtcaacaacatacacacacacaatacccaattacccatgtagatccacaggtgtactcaaccacaggcaatgtgttgggacaaaccagcatgcaacagactgttccacacactactgtagctagtaataggaatgttgttcagcaaacaactgcttccattcctgaaaataccatttctgaggccacacaaaacaacatactcagcaacactcaggttacttcactagaagatcttgttgacttgtga